Genomic window (Arthrobacter sp. StoSoilA2):
TTACAGCCCGCTTTTCAAGCGTAGTTGATGTTGTCATGAACACACTTGGGACTGTCATTGGCATCGCAGTAGCGCGGTTGATTGCCGGGAGAAGGCAGCTAAAGTTCGCCTAGTTCCCAAGGCAATTCCTAACCGATGAAATCCTTCATCCAGGACTTCAAATCCTCGCCGAATTCAGGGCGCTCGGAGGCCAGTGTGATCACGGCTTTCAGGTAACTGAGCTTATCTCCTGTATCGTAACGTCGGCCGCGGAAGACCACTCCGTAGACACCTGCGCCGTCGCCCTCCCCTACGGCGAGTGTCTGGAGCGCGTCCGTGAGTTGGATTTCGCCCCCACGGCCAGGTTCGGTGTTTTCCAGAACGTCAAACACAGACGGGTGCAGGACATAGCGTCCAATAATCGCCAGGTTGGACGGCGCATCTTCCACTTTGGGCTTCTCAACCAAGCTATTGATGCGGACATAGCCTTCGCCATCAATAGAGGAGATGTCGGCACAGCCATAAGCGCTGATCTGTGATGGCTCCACCTCGATCAAAGCGATGACCGACCCACCGGTTTTCGCTTGAACATCCATCATGGTGGTCAGGAGTTCGTCGCGCTCATCAATGAGGTCATCGCCCAGCAGAACAGCAAAAGGCTCGTCTCCCACATGCTGGCGGCCGCAGAGGACTGCATGCCCAAGCCCCTTGGGCTCTCCCTGGCGCACGTAGTGGATGGGGCCCAGTGCCGAGGCGTGCTGGACCGCGTCCAGGCGTGCTTGATCGCCCTTCAGCTCCAGTGACCGTTCCAGCGCCGGTGTCCGGTCAAAGTGATCTTCCAGGGCCCGCTTGCTTTGGCCCGTGATCATGAGGATGTCAGTGAGGCCGGCATTTACAGCTTCCTCGACCACGTACTGGATAGCCGGTGCGTCCACAACCGGCAGCATCTCTTTGGGCATTGCCTTGGTGGCAGGCAAAAAACGCGTACCCAGTCCAGCAGCCGGAATTACAGCCTTGCGCACAATATTCCCCCGTGTAGTCATGAGCAAACTCTATAAACCCTCACGGGAATTACGAAATTTGATATACGCATATTAGTAAATGGCTTACAGGGGGTCTACCCTCTTTGATTCAGAAGCCGCTGCAACTTCGTGGTGAACGTAAGGGCAGGTGCTTCCCGGTTTCCCGGGAAACACCTGCTTCCTTTATAGACGTAGTACTTACTGAAGCCTAAGCCTTACCCTTGGCACGGCGAATCAGCGCTGCGGATGCTGCGCTGGC
Coding sequences:
- the galU gene encoding UTP--glucose-1-phosphate uridylyltransferase GalU, with the translated sequence MTTRGNIVRKAVIPAAGLGTRFLPATKAMPKEMLPVVDAPAIQYVVEEAVNAGLTDILMITGQSKRALEDHFDRTPALERSLELKGDQARLDAVQHASALGPIHYVRQGEPKGLGHAVLCGRQHVGDEPFAVLLGDDLIDERDELLTTMMDVQAKTGGSVIALIEVEPSQISAYGCADISSIDGEGYVRINSLVEKPKVEDAPSNLAIIGRYVLHPSVFDVLENTEPGRGGEIQLTDALQTLAVGEGDGAGVYGVVFRGRRYDTGDKLSYLKAVITLASERPEFGEDLKSWMKDFIG